The Shouchella patagoniensis genome contains the following window.
ACGATCCCAGCTGAATGACACATGAAATAATTAGGGGGGATGTACGACTACCTTTTGCCATTTTGTTAGCGTATTCGCGTGCTTGCCAATATCTACTAGTTAAATAAAATCCTTGACCAAAGTCTTTAATTTTATTCGTATTAGGGATTCTTACACCATTTTTAGTAAAAGAAATGAGATGTTTTGTACACGTACCATGAAAGAATATAAGCTCTGTTTCGTCACGATACTTATCATTGAATATTATCTCTGATAAGCGCATTCTAAGACCGTCCCATCTAAATAAATAGTTCCTTTTCTTTATTTTACAAAAAAAAAATTTTTTGTAGCTTCTAGCGCATTTTTCATTCTATACTTACATAGTAAGTATAGAATGAAAAATGCGCTAGAAGCTTAATATGAATATAAGTATATAAGAATAAAAGAATGAAAAAAAATGCTGTTATGGTAGAACTAAATAAACAAAAAAGAAACAATATTTATTAGGAGAGGTTAAAATGAATTTTTTTTCATACGAAAAAGAGAAAAAGAATGAAATTTTCGAAAAACACAGAAATGAGTTTATGAAGTGGAGAAATGAATTACAAGAATTGAATAAACCTTTTTTTATGATCCCTACCGATTTTAAGCACATCTTTCTAAAAGACATTAGTGGAGGAGCTCTGAAGCTTTATTTGTTTTTAGGTTTCCATGCAAAATATCATACAGGGGAGAGTTGGTATAGTTTAGAACAAGTTGGCTCCTTTTTCGATAAAGACCCTAGAACTATTGCAAATTGGTTTAAGGAATTGGAAGAGTTAGGGTTGGTTTTTAGAGGTCAAAAAGGGATTATGATGAAAGCAAATACCTTTCTAAAACCTTATGGATTTTCTTTCTATGAAGTAGAGAATGAAAAGAATACTTCTCGAGATGTGTTCGATCACATAGAAGAGAATTTTGAATATACACCTTCGTTTGGATTGATGTTAAATTACAGTTTAAAAGACTTCACATTTATACAAGTTTCTAAAAAAGGTTCTGAGTTTCTTTGTTCTTGCTTCTACAATTTTGACACCAATGAGATTAAAATACTTAGAGATGGTCTTATAAAAAGAGATATCAGATTTGACAATTTTGATATTGATTCTCCACTTCAAAGAAGTACCAAAAATGTACAGGTGATTTATAATTATTTAATGAGATATTTAGACGAAAAAACTATGTAATAATTACCTTAATATACTCTGGA
Protein-coding sequences here:
- a CDS encoding helix-turn-helix domain-containing protein; the protein is MNFFSYEKEKKNEIFEKHRNEFMKWRNELQELNKPFFMIPTDFKHIFLKDISGGALKLYLFLGFHAKYHTGESWYSLEQVGSFFDKDPRTIANWFKELEELGLVFRGQKGIMMKANTFLKPYGFSFYEVENEKNTSRDVFDHIEENFEYTPSFGLMLNYSLKDFTFIQVSKKGSEFLCSCFYNFDTNEIKILRDGLIKRDIRFDNFDIDSPLQRSTKNVQVIYNYLMRYLDEKTM